A region from the Micropterus dolomieu isolate WLL.071019.BEF.003 ecotype Adirondacks unplaced genomic scaffold, ASM2129224v1 contig_12161, whole genome shotgun sequence genome encodes:
- the LOC123965986 gene encoding uncharacterized protein LOC123965986 gives AEKLPPSFTVRVGDDVTLPCENVIDGQKNCEYTTWLFSGSGNKPAVALFELGQIHNEAKSKSDRLSVTENCSLVIKKVTVEDVGRYYCQQFISGQQQAPDSQVYLSVITMTEHKDADEVTLTCSVSTHGQSCRHTVKWLYEGKDVDKDNKDMKTSQSVCYAAVSFLDSHFSYKSKSNLKCEVTDGYSGKVQLFTFSPQSSGEKTGENMLSCSR, from the exons gccttgtgaaaatgtgatagaTGGTCAGAAAAACTGTGAATATACTACATGGCTCTTCAGTGGTTCAGGAAACAAACCAGCAGTAGCGCTGTTTGAACTTGGACAGATTCACAATGAAGCCAAatctaaatcagacagactgagtgttacagagaactgttctctggttataaaGAAGGTCACAGTCGAGGATGTTGGTCGTTATTACTGTCAACAGTTCATATCAGGACAACAACAAGCTCCAGACTCTCAggtttatctgtctgttattacca tgactgaacaTAAGGACGCTGATGAGGTGACGTTAACCTGCTCTGTGTCGACACATGGACAGTCCTGTAGACACACAGTGAAGTGGCTGTATGAGGGTAAAGATGTGGACAAAgataacaaagacatgaagacatcacagtCTGTCTGCTACGCCGCTGTGTCTTTCCTGGATTCTCATTTTAGTTACAAATCAAAGTCTAACttgaagtgtgaagtgacagatggttactctggaaaagtgcagctgttcaccttcagccctcagtcctcaggtgagaaaacaggtgagaatatGCTGAGCTGTTCAAGATGa